The following nucleotide sequence is from Microbulbifer sp. A4B17.
TTCCACGTTGCGCCTATCTACGGTGGTGCTGACTACCGTGGCCAGATACAGCAGTTGAAGCGTGGCGTTCAGCTGGTGGTAGGTACTCCCGGACGGGTGATGGACCATATGCGTCGCGGCTCCCTGGATCTGTCCAATCTGCGCACCCTGGTGTTGGATGAAGCGGATGAAATGCTGCGCATGGGCTTTATCGATGATGTGCAGTGGGTATTGGAGCAGATTCCTGAAGAGCGCCAGATTGCGCTGTTCTCCGCCACTATGCCAAAAGAGATTGCCCGCATCGCCCGCGAGCATCTGGATGAGCCGGTTGAAGTAAAAATCCGTGTTAAGACCGAGACTGCGGAAACCATTCGCCAGCGCTACTGGCCGGTTGGCGGCCTGCACAAACTGGATGCACTGACCCGTATTCTTGAAGCGGAGCCGGTGGACGCCACGATTATCTTCGTGCGCACCAAAAACAGCACTGTGGAACTGGCAGATAAGCTGGCCGCCAGAGGCTTTGCCAGTGCCGCCCTGAACGGTGATATGGCGCAGAACCTGCGTGAAGCCGTGATCGACAAGCTGAAAAATGGCAAGCTCGATATTGTTGTAGCCACCGATGTTGCGGCTCGTGGACTGGATGTGAAGCGTATCAGCCACGTGATCAATTACGACATCCCCTACGATACCGAAGCTTATATTCACCGTATCGGTCGTACCGGCCGCGCCGGTCGCGAGGGCGATGCGATCCTGTTTGTGGCGCCCCGCGAGCGCCGTATGTTACGGGTTATCGAGAAAGCGACCAAGAAGCCGATCGAAAAACTCGATTTGCCCAGCGCAGATGCAGTGAACAGCGCCCGTATGCAGCGCTTCCGCGAGCGCATTACCGCGACCCTGGAAGGCCAAACTGATCTGGCGCCCTATCGCCAGCTGGTTGAGGAATTCCTGGCGCAGAATGAAGTTGACCCTCTGGATGTTGCCGCCGCGCTGGCTGCAATGGCCCAAGGTGATCAGCCCCTGCTGATTCAAGAGAAAGAGCAGAGGCCGCGCAAAGAGCGTCGCGAGCGCGATGATGACTTTGACGGTGGCCGTCGCCGCAAGAAGGAAAGCTTCGAGAAAGATCGCAAGCTGCCGCCGCCCGATGAGGGGCTGGAGCGCTTCCGTATCGAGATCGGCCGCGAGCAGGGCGTGCGCCCCGGCAGCATTGTTGGCGCTATTGCCAATGAGGTGGATCTGGACAGCTCCTATATCGGCCGTATCGAAATCTACAACGATTTCACCACGGTAGATCTGCCCCAGGGAATGCCGAAAGAAGTGTTCCAACACCTGAAGAAGGTGCGTGTTTCCGGTAAGCCGATGAAAATCACCCGCTTCGATGAAGCGGCGGTGAAATCGAAAGGGAAGCCCAAGGGTAAGCCTAAGTTCAAGCCCAAAGGTAAGCCTAAAGGTAAGCGCGGCAATAACGACGAGTAAGTCGTACCTATTTAGCAGGTTTATTCCGGGAGAGCGCAGGCCTGCGCTCTCCCATTCAGTTTCCCTTCTTCTATTTCTTCCCTGACTTGAATTAGCGCTGTGGCAACATACGGGTGAGTGTGTTATCGCGGACAATAAAGTGGTGCCACAGGGCTGCGGCGATATGCAGTCCAACCAGTACGAGCAGGGCGGGCCACATTACATCTTTGTGCAGGAAAGCGATTTGCTTGCCCAGATCCGGGTTTTTGGCGAACAGGTTGGGAACGGCAAACAGGCCAAAAAACTCGGTATCGCGCCCAAACAGCTGGCGCATCACGATGCCGGATACCGGCATAGCCAGAATCAACAGGTAGAGTCCACCATGGGTCAGGCTGGACAGCGCCTTCTGCCACTTCTTGCCTTCAATCTGTGGGCGCTTGTGACGCGCACGCCAGTAGAGGCGAAGGGCCAGAAGCATCAGGACACCGACACCCAGGGAGAAGTGCAGCTGCATAAACCAGCCGCGCATGGGGTCGCCGCGCTCGTAAAACTCATGCAGTTCAACCGCTCCCCACACAGAGAGCAGTAGGATTACAAAAAGCCAGTGCAGTCCTTTACTCACTGAGTTCCAACGTTCAACCGGGTTTGACATAGAGAGTCTCCTACAAAGTTCAGGCATTTGGCCGGGTACAGGCCACTGCCGTATATAAGGAGCCTCTGAATAACTCCGTAATGCCTCTGCGGGTCTTGAAGGCCGCAGGTGTTAGACGCAGCTCAGTGCGAATGGTCACAGTCCTTTGCAGACGCTGCCATGCCGCAGATGCGGCCTTCAAGGCCCGCCCTTCGGGGCTTGCAGAGCGGTTCACACTCTGCGTTGCGACTTCTTGCAAGGTCTGGACATTCCTGCGAAGCCGCGTCTTGATTGTGAACCGCTCTGTAAGCCAGAGGTATCACGGAGTTGTTCAGAGGCTCCATCGTTATTTGTGTGATTTTACCGGCCTCTCCGGCCAGACCAAACCACTGATTTGTTCGATCTGAAAATATTCAGTTTGTTTGATAATTGTGCTGAGGTTGAGTGAGTCATTATTTCCGCAAAGGCTTAAGCCTCCCAGTTAACTTTTGTAAGTGGTTAGGCTGGTTCTGCCACACTGGGGCTGGATTTCGCAGCTCTCACACCTTCCAGATTGGCAAAGCTGGTATCCCGTGCGGTTTTGAGGAAGTCTGTGAGATATGGTTGCTCGAGCATATCTTCCCGCACTGCTGTGTAGAGAGTGCTCCAAAGGCCCTCTTTACCCAGCCGGAGTTGGGAAACAAATCCCTTTTGCAGGTACTCGTGCAGTGCCCAATTGGGCAGGGCGCAAACCCCTCGGCCGCTGGCTACTAACTGAACCATCATCACGGTGAGTTCTGCGGTTCGAACTTCTGCGGGTTCAATTCCAGCGGGATCGAGGAAGTGCTGGAAGATATCCAGCCGCTCGCGTTCAACCGGGTAGGTAATCTGGACTTCACCGGCCAATTCCTGCGGTTCTACCCAACGCCGTTTGCTCTCCTGCGCCAGTGGGTGTTTGCGGCTTATGGCAAGACACATTTCAAAGCTGAACAGCGGCTCGTAGTGCAGTCCTTTGAGATCGGGGTCCGGGTTGGAAGTGACAACCAGGTCCAGATCGCCGCGCACCAATGCGGGCAGGGGATCGAAGTGGAAGCCGCTGCACAGGTCCAGTTCCACTTCGGGCCAGCCGTCCCGATAGGTATTCAGTGCGGGCATCAGCCACTGGTAGCAGCTGTGGCACTCGATAGCGATATTGAGCCTGCCCGCTTGCCCAGATGCCAGCCGGGACAGGTCCCGCTGTGCTATAGCTACCTGGGGCAGTATGTCCTCGCCCAACTGCAGCAGTCTCAGACCGGCACTGGTAAATCGCAGAGGCCGGGATTTGCGTATGAACAGTTCTTGGCCGAGCCGGTCCTCCATTTCGCGAAATAAGTGCGAAAGAGCCGACTGGGTCAGGTGAAGGCGCTCTGCTGCGCGTACCAGACTGCCTGTCTCACGCAAAACACTCAGCGCACGCAAATGGCGCAATTCAATCATCATTAAAATTATTCATGTTATTTGCAAAAAATATGAAATTGATTGAACAGTACTGTGCACACACAATCAAGTCAGGACTCTCGCTAATGCGACCGTTACCGAGATCGCAGCAGCGGGGTATTTTTCAATGGGGCAACTTTGTTCCCCTCACAAGAAAGAGCTTGGGAAGGCGGCCATGGTGCAAACACATATCCTCGGCTATCCGCGTATCGGAGCCAATCGCGAACTAAAGAAAGCGCAAGAAGCCTATTGGCGCGGTGATATGCCCCAGCAGCAGTTGCTGCAAGTGGGTGCAGAGATACGACGTGGTAATTGGCAAGCCCAAAGTGAGGCCGGTTTGAGCCGTGTGGCTGTGGGGGATTTCGCCTGGTATGACCAGGTTCTGAATCACTCCCTGATGTTTGGTGTGGTCGGTCAGCGCTTTAAAGAAGGAGCGGCAGACAACAAGCTGGACCAGTATTTCCGCTTGGCCCGTGGTCGCGCTCCATCAGGACAGCCGGTAGCGGCCAGTGCCATGACCAAGTGGTTTGATACCAATTATCACTATCTGGTGCCTGAGTTCTCCAATGATCAGGCGTTCTCCCTGGATAGTGAGTGGTTACTTGACGAGGTGCGGGAAGCCCAATCCCTGGGCTACAAAGCCAAGCCGGTGGTTATCGGACCACTCACTTACCTGTGGCTGGGGCGAGGTGTGGATAGCCCCCTGGATTTAGTGTCAAAACTCCTGCCTTGCTATGCCGAGTTGCTGTCTCAGCTCGCTGACCTCGGAGTTGAATGGGTGCAGTTGGATGAACCCATACTAGGCCTGGATCTGCCGGATGAATGGCGTGGGGCTTTTGATAGCACCTACCAGCAGATTGCGGCAGTAGCCCCGGGGGTGAATACACTGCTGGCTACCTATTTCTCACCTTTGCGCGAGAATTTGGAGCTGGTATTTTCCCTCCCTGTGTCCGGGGTACATATTGACTGTGTACGCGCACTTGAAGAACTTGAAGCTGCGGCCCAGCTGGCAGGTAAGAACAAGGTTCTGTCTGCGGGTGTGATTAATGGGCGCAATGTGTGGCGAGCAGACCTCAACCGCTGGCAGGGCACTTTGCGGCCTTTGGCGAAACAGTTGGGAGATCGCCTGTGGCTATCAGCCAGTTGCTCCCTGCTCCATAGCCCTGTGGATCTGGATACAGAGATCAAGCTGCCCAGTGAGCAAAAACAGAAGCTTGCTTACAGCCGCCAGAAACTTCAGGAGTTGGCTCAATTACAGCAGCTGCTCAATGAGGACACAGAAATCTCTGCCTCAGGCGGAGAGAGTGGCATAGCCGAGGGCTCTATTGCTGATCAATTACGGGATACTTGGCGTCAACAGTGCTTTCAGGATCGCTCTTTAGTACAGGCCAAGCGTTGGAAATTACCACTGCTGCCCACCACCACAATAGGCTCATTCCCACAGACGGATCTTTTGCGCGGTGTGCGCCGCAAGTACCGCAATAGCGAAATTTCTGAAGCGGATTATTTAGAACATCTACGGGCTGAAATTGCTGAAGCTATCCGTCGTCAAGAAATACTCGGTCTGGATGTACTGGTGCATGGTGAGGCTGAGCGCAACGATATGGTGGAATATTTCGGGGAGCAGCTGGATGGTTTTGTACACACCGGTAATGGCTGGGTGCAAAGTTATGGCTCTCGCTGTGTGAAACCCCCGATTATTTTTGGTGATATCTCCCGACCTAACGCTATGACAGTAGAGTGGAGCAGCTATGCCCAGAGCCTTACTAATAAGCCGGTAAAAGGTATGCTCACCGGCCCGGTCACAATTCTCAACTGGTCCTTCCCGAGGGAAGACATCCACCGCAGTGAGAGCTGTCTGCAAATTGCCAAGGCATTGCGGGAAGAGGTGTTGGATCTTGAGGCGGCCGGTATCGGGATTATCCAGATTGATGAACCGGCTTTGCGTGAGGGAGTTCCCCTTCGAGAGTCTGAGCACCAGGATTATTTTGCCTGGGCGGTAGGGTGTTTCCGCTACACCTGTAGCGAAGTAAAAGCGGAAACCCAGATCCACACTCATATGTGTTACAGCAATTTCAATGCAATTATGGATGCCATTGTTTCCCTTGATGCGGATGTAATTACTATTGAATCAGCTCGCTCCGATTTGCGCCTACTCAGCGCGTTTGCAGACAAGGCCGGTGGTTACCCCAATGAAATTGGACCTGGCATTTACGATATTCACTCACCCAATGTGCCGGAAAGGGGGGAGCTGGTTGAGCGACTTAAGAAAATTGCACAGGTGGTGCCGGTTGAGCGACTTTGGGTAAATCCAGACTGCGGCCTTAAAACCCGTAACTGGGCTGAGGTCGGGTCATCCTTGCTGAATATGGTAGAGGCTGCGCGCACTGTGCGCACAGAACTGGCCTAGCCAATTTATAAATAAAAAAACCGGCAATCATTTGGATTGCCGGTTTTTCTTTTCAGTTTTTCCCGCTACTGTTTTTTTCGCTTACTGGGACTTGGTGGCTACTGTAGTAGTGTTATTTAATTCAAATGGCACTGAAGGGTGGAAAGGTTTAATACCCAAGGCAGTGTAAAGCTCATCCGGGCGATACATATTCTGCCCCTCGAGCACCAGTGCAGTGCGACGTAACGCAGTGATATCCTCAAGGGGATTTCCCTCCAGTAAAACCAGGTCTGCATTTTTACCCACCGCAATACTGCCAGTGTACTCGTCGGCCCCCATAACTTGTGCCGGTACCAGTGTGGCCGTGCGCAGCACATCAATATTGGGAATACCGGCTTTGGCATAGAGTTCCAGTTCGCGTAACAGGGTAAATCCGGGGATGCCATCGGAGCCCGCGACCATAGTGACCTTGTGTTCGTGTAGTTTGAGCATCATGGCCAGCAGGGCTTCAGCTGAAAGGTCGTAATCATCCCGGTGTTCCGGCTTCACATCCAGTTCGGCGCCAACAAAAGCGCGCTGGATATTCACTGGAAGGTGGTCGGTAATATCGGCAAATTCAGGATCTACTTTGCCCGGCTGGCGCAGCAACATCGAGCTGAATACGGTGGTGGTTGCGTCTACGACAGTGCCTTTCTTGGCTAGCTTATCCAGGAAAGCAGCCACTTCTTTGCTATCCAGATCCAGCTCGTGAGCGTGTTCCCCGATTTCTGTAAAGCGAAGTCTTTTACGGGTATCTATCTTGCCCATAAAATTCAGGAACAGCATATTGATATGCTGAATTTCATCAAAGCCCGCGTCCACTGCTTCTTCGGCGGTCATAAATGCAGGAATATGACCGGACAAACGCATACCATTTTCGTGGATATGCTTGGCTAAGGGAGCGATCCACTCGGGCTCCATCGAGCTGTAAGTTTTAATTTGCTGATAGCCGCGATCGGCATACCACTCGACAATATCCTTCGCTTCTTCCAGGCTGTCCGCAGTCTTGCCCATTCGCATGGCATTTTCACTTTCCCGGTCCATAAAGCCCGCACGGAAAAGGTCGCCGCCAATGATTTGCTCTGACTCAAACATCCCTTCAATACGCATGATACTTTCATGGGTATTACCGATGTCGCGAACATTGACAATGCCAGCGGCCATATTCAGAACACCATCGGTAGGGGATAAGTGCGCGTGCATATCCCAGAGGCCGGGGATCAGCGTATGGTTACGGGCATCAATGGTGGTTGCCCCGTTGGCTTTGATCGGTTTTTTACTGATTTTTGCGATCTTTCCATCTTTGATCAGAACATGCTGCTTTCTCTGCAGTTTGCCAGATTCAACATCAACCAGGTTGACGTTGCTGATCAGGATGGGTTGGGTTGATGTGTGGGTATGTTTCTTGGCAATACCTTGCAGGTACTGGTCTGCGGCTGCGACTTGCCGGGTTTTCAGTTCTTCGAGGTGAGATTTATCCCAGCCTTTGCGCAGGATGGCGAACCATCCCCCCTCATCGGAGGCAAATAAATCCCCATTGTCATCATACCAGGCGAGATCTGGGGTAAAGCCCAGGCCGCTTACGCCGTAAAGGTGGACCGTTTTCTTTTTCTCGCCTTGTTGCAGGGTCACTTTATCAAGCTTATGGAGGCGTGCTTTTCCTTGCGGCAGTAAATCAATATTTTGATCTGCATCGGCAATCAGTGCTTTTACCAATTGCGTCTGTACGGCAAGGGTGCTGTTCTTGGGAATATAAAATTGAGCTTCGGAAGTTTTTGCACTGCCATGTTCATCGGAACCTTTCCAGCGAGCGATACCATTTTCCAGGGAAAATTCTTCGCTGACTGGAGCACCAAATGGGCTGATTCCTTCAATGGATAATTGCTCGGGCATTGCCGCCTCACCGATAGTGAAGCTCTCCTTGAGGTTTAGGCGACGGTTATTCCAGCCGAGCTTTAATTCACCAGATACTTTTGTGCCATCCTGGTGAATAACTTCAGAGCCGGCAATGCCCTCTTTATCGTAAAAAATATATTCGATTGATTTTGCGTAAGCGGTATTGGCTGCGGCTAGAACTGTGGCTGCGATAAGCGTTGCCAGTGTTTTTTTTCTCATGAATTGTCCCTTTTCTTGTTGTAATACCGGTGATGGACTTTGGCTTCTTTTCGGTGAGGGGGCAAGCAGCTTAGGGGCGCAAGCGGCGGGAGGAAAAGCGGGAGCGGTAGGGCGTTCTTTGATGTTTTAACTTTCGGAGTAAGGTAAAGGTATTGCGAGAGCGCTTACTTGTAAGCACTCTCACAATATTGCTTTAGTCTATGAACTAAGGGTTGCGAGAAAGGTTTTCGTTGCCGGTTGCCTGCACGACAATATTGTCTTCAATACGCACGCCGCCGAAGGGGCGGAAGCTGTCGACCTTATCCCAGTTAACCTCGGCAGCGAGGTCTGAGTCTTTTAGCTCTCCCAATAGGCTATCGATAAAGTAGAGTCCAGGTTCGATGGTAAATACCTGGTTCTCCTCGATAGTTCTGCTGGTACGCAGGAATGGGTACTCGGCCGGTGGGGGTGTCATGCCTCCATCGGGGCCGGTCTGGTGACCGCCGACATCGTGTACCTGGAGGCCGAGGAAGTGACCCAGGCCGTGTGGCAGGAAGGGGCGAGTTAAGCCGGATTCCACGGCATTCTCGGCAGAGGTTTTGATTATGTCAAATTGGGCCAACAGCTCTCCCACATTTAAGTGGCACTGGCGATGTAGTTCCGGGTAAGGCAGGCCAGGTTTGAGGCCGTCTACTAGCTGCAACTGCTTTTCATCCATAGTCGTTACCAGCTCTGCGAACTCATTATCGGCATAGGCGTAGGTGCGAGTGATATCAGAGCAGTAGCCATTGCAGTCAGCACCCGCATCGATCAGGAAGCTTTTCAGCTGCGGCTCAGGCAGGCGCTCAGTAGACAGGTGGGTGTAGTGCAGGATTGCGGCGTGTTCATTCAGGGCAACAATGTTGCCGTAGGGCATACGGTTCTCGCCTTGGCCAGCAGCGCCCAGGTAGGCTTGATTGATCTCAAATTCACTGGCGCCACTGCGGAAAGCCTGTTCGGCGGCGCGGTGCCCATTGACCGCAATGCGGTTC
It contains:
- a CDS encoding DEAD/DEAH box helicase — protein: MTDTPKAAGFDQLGLPSEILSAIEKLGYETPSPIQAQTIPSLLEGRDVLGQAQTGTGKTAAFALPLLSQLDLNDRRPQALVLAPTRELAIQVAEACQSYASKLKGFHVAPIYGGADYRGQIQQLKRGVQLVVGTPGRVMDHMRRGSLDLSNLRTLVLDEADEMLRMGFIDDVQWVLEQIPEERQIALFSATMPKEIARIAREHLDEPVEVKIRVKTETAETIRQRYWPVGGLHKLDALTRILEAEPVDATIIFVRTKNSTVELADKLAARGFASAALNGDMAQNLREAVIDKLKNGKLDIVVATDVAARGLDVKRISHVINYDIPYDTEAYIHRIGRTGRAGREGDAILFVAPRERRMLRVIEKATKKPIEKLDLPSADAVNSARMQRFRERITATLEGQTDLAPYRQLVEEFLAQNEVDPLDVAAALAAMAQGDQPLLIQEKEQRPRKERRERDDDFDGGRRRKKESFEKDRKLPPPDEGLERFRIEIGREQGVRPGSIVGAIANEVDLDSSYIGRIEIYNDFTTVDLPQGMPKEVFQHLKKVRVSGKPMKITRFDEAAVKSKGKPKGKPKFKPKGKPKGKRGNNDE
- a CDS encoding cytochrome b: MSNPVERWNSVSKGLHWLFVILLLSVWGAVELHEFYERGDPMRGWFMQLHFSLGVGVLMLLALRLYWRARHKRPQIEGKKWQKALSSLTHGGLYLLILAMPVSGIVMRQLFGRDTEFFGLFAVPNLFAKNPDLGKQIAFLHKDVMWPALLVLVGLHIAAALWHHFIVRDNTLTRMLPQR
- a CDS encoding LysR family transcriptional regulator, with protein sequence MIELRHLRALSVLRETGSLVRAAERLHLTQSALSHLFREMEDRLGQELFIRKSRPLRFTSAGLRLLQLGEDILPQVAIAQRDLSRLASGQAGRLNIAIECHSCYQWLMPALNTYRDGWPEVELDLCSGFHFDPLPALVRGDLDLVVTSNPDPDLKGLHYEPLFSFEMCLAISRKHPLAQESKRRWVEPQELAGEVQITYPVERERLDIFQHFLDPAGIEPAEVRTAELTVMMVQLVASGRGVCALPNWALHEYLQKGFVSQLRLGKEGLWSTLYTAVREDMLEQPYLTDFLKTARDTSFANLEGVRAAKSSPSVAEPA
- the metE gene encoding 5-methyltetrahydropteroyltriglutamate--homocysteine S-methyltransferase, which translates into the protein MVQTHILGYPRIGANRELKKAQEAYWRGDMPQQQLLQVGAEIRRGNWQAQSEAGLSRVAVGDFAWYDQVLNHSLMFGVVGQRFKEGAADNKLDQYFRLARGRAPSGQPVAASAMTKWFDTNYHYLVPEFSNDQAFSLDSEWLLDEVREAQSLGYKAKPVVIGPLTYLWLGRGVDSPLDLVSKLLPCYAELLSQLADLGVEWVQLDEPILGLDLPDEWRGAFDSTYQQIAAVAPGVNTLLATYFSPLRENLELVFSLPVSGVHIDCVRALEELEAAAQLAGKNKVLSAGVINGRNVWRADLNRWQGTLRPLAKQLGDRLWLSASCSLLHSPVDLDTEIKLPSEQKQKLAYSRQKLQELAQLQQLLNEDTEISASGGESGIAEGSIADQLRDTWRQQCFQDRSLVQAKRWKLPLLPTTTIGSFPQTDLLRGVRRKYRNSEISEADYLEHLRAEIAEAIRRQEILGLDVLVHGEAERNDMVEYFGEQLDGFVHTGNGWVQSYGSRCVKPPIIFGDISRPNAMTVEWSSYAQSLTNKPVKGMLTGPVTILNWSFPREDIHRSESCLQIAKALREEVLDLEAAGIGIIQIDEPALREGVPLRESEHQDYFAWAVGCFRYTCSEVKAETQIHTHMCYSNFNAIMDAIVSLDADVITIESARSDLRLLSAFADKAGGYPNEIGPGIYDIHSPNVPERGELVERLKKIAQVVPVERLWVNPDCGLKTRNWAEVGSSLLNMVEAARTVRTELA
- a CDS encoding amidohydrolase family protein yields the protein MRKKTLATLIAATVLAAANTAYAKSIEYIFYDKEGIAGSEVIHQDGTKVSGELKLGWNNRRLNLKESFTIGEAAMPEQLSIEGISPFGAPVSEEFSLENGIARWKGSDEHGSAKTSEAQFYIPKNSTLAVQTQLVKALIADADQNIDLLPQGKARLHKLDKVTLQQGEKKKTVHLYGVSGLGFTPDLAWYDDNGDLFASDEGGWFAILRKGWDKSHLEELKTRQVAAADQYLQGIAKKHTHTSTQPILISNVNLVDVESGKLQRKQHVLIKDGKIAKISKKPIKANGATTIDARNHTLIPGLWDMHAHLSPTDGVLNMAAGIVNVRDIGNTHESIMRIEGMFESEQIIGGDLFRAGFMDRESENAMRMGKTADSLEEAKDIVEWYADRGYQQIKTYSSMEPEWIAPLAKHIHENGMRLSGHIPAFMTAEEAVDAGFDEIQHINMLFLNFMGKIDTRKRLRFTEIGEHAHELDLDSKEVAAFLDKLAKKGTVVDATTTVFSSMLLRQPGKVDPEFADITDHLPVNIQRAFVGAELDVKPEHRDDYDLSAEALLAMMLKLHEHKVTMVAGSDGIPGFTLLRELELYAKAGIPNIDVLRTATLVPAQVMGADEYTGSIAVGKNADLVLLEGNPLEDITALRRTALVLEGQNMYRPDELYTALGIKPFHPSVPFELNNTTTVATKSQ
- the pepQ gene encoding Xaa-Pro dipeptidase, which translates into the protein MDKNLYADHMATLCRRYDEILEQSGFDTLNVFSGAPRVQFLDDNYYPFKVNPHFKALVPITDNPHSWVIYQRGQKPKLLFYRPVDFWHYVPPAPQTFWSDFYDIELLSKPTDAQAFLSPENAAFIGESDKLQGWSLGEENPELLINRLHWARAYKTPYEVACLREANRIAVNGHRAAEQAFRSGASEFEINQAYLGAAGQGENRMPYGNIVALNEHAAILHYTHLSTERLPEPQLKSFLIDAGADCNGYCSDITRTYAYADNEFAELVTTMDEKQLQLVDGLKPGLPYPELHRQCHLNVGELLAQFDIIKTSAENAVESGLTRPFLPHGLGHFLGLQVHDVGGHQTGPDGGMTPPPAEYPFLRTSRTIEENQVFTIEPGLYFIDSLLGELKDSDLAAEVNWDKVDSFRPFGGVRIEDNIVVQATGNENLSRNP